Proteins from a single region of Hordeum vulgare subsp. vulgare chromosome 6H, MorexV3_pseudomolecules_assembly, whole genome shotgun sequence:
- the LOC123404329 gene encoding protein INAPERTURATE POLLEN 1 homolog isoform X1, with protein sequence MPRPPPPGRGAPGARRPMRDFFAAWLATLRSPLLPLLRRALSSSPGSWNDPISSAAAAVEAHFEAHWSALDSAARQDPAQVICAGDWRSPLELPFLWLGDFHPSLLTSLLRSLSPSPRLLASADRVDRRIRAAVPVVTDRLRHAQEVFTSAEVAGGADLEAFLEELKDVALEANRLRRGVLSELVAAAGGHQAALFLEALSRFVLSMHDPEVLRRFDHCRPSPDVRGKRCAKSGMVEWLVTEAVYGIFGRHETR encoded by the exons ATGCCGAGGCCTCCTCCGCCAGGCCGAGGGGCTCCTGGCGCCAGGCGGCCGATGCGGGACTTCTTCGCGGCCTGGCTCGCCACCCTCCGCTCGCCGCTCCTCCCGTTGCTCCGCCGCGCgctctcctcctcccccggctCCTGGAACGACCCAATATCCTCGGCCGCCGCTGCCGTCGAGGCCCACTTCGAGGCGCACTGGTCCGCCCTCGACTCGGCCGCCCGCCAGGACCCCGCCCAGGTCATCTGCGCCGGGGATTGGCGGtcgcccctggagctccccttccTCTGGCTCGGCGACTTCCACCCCTCCCTCCTCACCTCCCTTCTCCGATCGCTATCGCCATCGCCGCGGCTCCTCGCCTCCGCCGACCGCGTCGACCGCCGAATCCGCGCCGCCGTCCCCGTCGTCACCGACCGCCTCCGCCACGCCCAGGAGGTCTTCACCTCCGCCGAGGTGGCTGGTGGGGCCGACCTGGAGGCGTTCTTGGAGGAGCTCAAGGACGTCGCCCTCGAGGCTAATCGGCTCCGTCGAGGCGTTCTTTCGGAGCTCGTTGCTGCCGCCGGTGGGCACCAGGCGGCTCTCTTCCTCGAAGCTCTGTCGCGCTTCGTGCTCTCCATGCACGACCCGGAGGTGCTCCGCCGCTTCGACCATTGTCGCCCCTCGCCTG ATGTGCGAGGAAAACGCTGTGCAAAGTCTGGAATGGTGGAATGGCTTGTGACTGAAGCTGTTTACG
- the LOC123404329 gene encoding protein INAPERTURATE POLLEN 1 homolog isoform X2, whose translation MPRPPPPGRGAPGARRPMRDFFAAWLATLRSPLLPLLRRALSSSPGSWNDPISSAAAAVEAHFEAHWSALDSAARQDPAQVICAGDWRSPLELPFLWLGDFHPSLLTSLLRSLSPSPRLLASADRVDRRIRAAVPVVTDRLRHAQEVFTSAEVAGGADLEAFLEELKDVALEANRLRRGVLSELVAAAGGHQAALFLEALSRFVLSMHDPEVLRRFDHCRPSPGIFGRHETR comes from the coding sequence ATGCCGAGGCCTCCTCCGCCAGGCCGAGGGGCTCCTGGCGCCAGGCGGCCGATGCGGGACTTCTTCGCGGCCTGGCTCGCCACCCTCCGCTCGCCGCTCCTCCCGTTGCTCCGCCGCGCgctctcctcctcccccggctCCTGGAACGACCCAATATCCTCGGCCGCCGCTGCCGTCGAGGCCCACTTCGAGGCGCACTGGTCCGCCCTCGACTCGGCCGCCCGCCAGGACCCCGCCCAGGTCATCTGCGCCGGGGATTGGCGGtcgcccctggagctccccttccTCTGGCTCGGCGACTTCCACCCCTCCCTCCTCACCTCCCTTCTCCGATCGCTATCGCCATCGCCGCGGCTCCTCGCCTCCGCCGACCGCGTCGACCGCCGAATCCGCGCCGCCGTCCCCGTCGTCACCGACCGCCTCCGCCACGCCCAGGAGGTCTTCACCTCCGCCGAGGTGGCTGGTGGGGCCGACCTGGAGGCGTTCTTGGAGGAGCTCAAGGACGTCGCCCTCGAGGCTAATCGGCTCCGTCGAGGCGTTCTTTCGGAGCTCGTTGCTGCCGCCGGTGGGCACCAGGCGGCTCTCTTCCTCGAAGCTCTGTCGCGCTTCGTGCTCTCCATGCACGACCCGGAGGTGCTCCGCCGCTTCGACCATTGTCGCCCCTCGCCTG